The DNA window CGTTTTTCTTGGGCTTTTCTGGGGAGGTGGCTTGTGCCGGTGGTGAAGACCGACCGCATTGTCAGTGGGTTGATGGAATTAGCTCAGAATCACAGTACCGCTCTTCAGTTTTTCCAGCTGTCCAATGTAAATAATAATACACTTAGCTCACAAGGTTGTGACTGAATTTTTCCCCTCCCAGAACCATGGCTGAAGTGCACGTGATCGGACAGATCATAGGGGCCACCGGTTTCTCTGAAAATAGCCTCTTCTGCAAGTGGGGCATCCACACAGGTACCTTCCCGGGCTTGGCTCATCTCCTAACCAATACCCGATACCCTCCCCCAGCCTAAATCGCTGTGTTCTTCCTCGACCCTCCAGTGAACTCCTGACTCAGATCAtactgtctgtttttttttttgtttttttttttttgttttggtttttttgtttttccttttctctcggGTTATACCACTCTCTGAAAGCCCAATGATCAGGGGCTGTGAGATAAAACACACGCACTCACTTCCAGTCCTCAGGCCAGTAGACAGGCTGGGTGTGatgatgcacatctgtaattccactaCCCAGGAAGCTTTACATTGCAAGTaatggggccagcctgggctatgtgacaagagaccctgcctcgaagCACAGAGCACAGAATAATTATGAGATCACTGTAAATGctaggaagaaaagaaccagagTGATGTAATAGGGGCTGATTTGGGATAGTGGGGTCAGGGATCAGAGAAACAGCACTTAAATTGGGCCTAGGATAAAGAAGGCCAGAAATAGGGCCATCCAGTAGCGAGAGATGGCAGGAGCCATGGCACACATGGGGCTTTGTTGGTGATGGTGAGGAATCTGAAAGCTGAGGTAGGGTGGATGGGATTAAGAATCCCAGAGAGCAGATGAAACGAACCAGTTTCCTAGAGGGTTTAACGTAGCGACTGGCATTTAGTGCTCAGTGTGTGGACACTATTCTTTTTCCTATTCCTCACTAGAGTCAAGATGTGCTCTTGAATGGTGCCTAGCCTCTTCTTAGTCTTTGAACTAGGTCTCTAAATGTGGGGTGTGACTAGTAAGGAAATGATATTGGGAATCTCATCACTTTGGGGGACataggcaagaggatcagaagaagttcaaggtcattctcagctacataggaaATCTGAGACTAGCCTTaactatatgagaccttgtctcaaaaaaaggaagcaCTCGATGCTTTGACTACAGCTCATCAGTAGGACACGCATCTagtatgcacaaggctctgggttacATCCTCAGCAGCATACATAAAGATTAATAAGTGAAtgatacttaaaaaaatcaatactcgggggctggagagatggctcagtggttaagagcattgcctgctcttccaaaggtcctgagttcaattcccagcaaccacatggaggctcacaaccatctgtaatgaggtctgctgccctcttctggctaactgtatacataataaataaataaatattaaaaaaatcaatactcCATACTTGCTATGAGTCTTCTAAAATTATGAGATTGTATTATTTGTCACTTATTTTGTagatagggattttttttccaaagacaaggtttctctatcagtcctggctgtcctagaatttgctctatagaccaggctggcctcgaactcacagagatctgcctgcctctgcctctcaagtgctgggattaaaggtatatgccaccaccaccaccacccaacaagaTTGGAAAAAGTAATGTGCCTAACTAAGGTTGCATGGACAAAAGGAAGTAAGACAAGGGGCTGGTGATTGTAGCTTGTTGCTAGAGAACTCTTGCCTAGTGTATTCAGTGCCTTGGAttccatccccaacactgcaaaatacacaaaacatatGTGAATATACCaggattaattaatttatttattggttttccaagacagatttctgtatatagccctggctctcctggaacttactctttagaccaggctggtcttgaactcacagagatccgcctgcctctgcctcctgagtgctgcgattaaaggcatgtgctaccactgcctagcAAAATAGTATCAGGCTTTATTCTCTTTCACAcactctccatcttcctccagTTTTCCTTTAGAGATTGGGACTCACACTTTAGCCTGTGCTGACCTCAAACCCCAAAGTGCCAAGACTGCAAGTGTGTACTTCTGGTGCCAAGATCTGAATCCAGATATTTGGCTCTAGAGTTCACACTGTGTAACTCCCACCCCCAGGGAAAGACACTCTTGTAGCCACAGTGAGGAGTGGGGTTCCCTTTCTGCGGGCTGCTACTCACTGCCAACCCTATCTGTCATGGTTCTCATTACAGGGGCTGCGTGGAAGCTCTTGTCAGGTGTACGGGAGGGCCAAACACAGGTAGACACACCTCAGATAGGGGATATGGCCTACTGGTCCCACCCCATTGACCTGCACTTTGCCACCAAAGGTCTCCAAGGTAGGTATAGAATGAGAGGAGTGGGGCCAGTCAAACTTGGAGGAGCTGGGCTCGGAACACATGGTTGTCCCTGCTCCCCATACTTTGCAAATCCCTTTCCTGGTACAGCTTCCCTTAGAGAGGTAAATCTGAGGCCTGACCTGAGCTCTAGAAAATCCAAGGCCCGTGGAAGGTGACAGAGGTTGGAGCAGAGGAGATATCAGGAAGTGGGAGGTTAAGTGGGAGGGGGGCAATGAGGAGGCTGGAAGGGGTAAAGAGAGCTAGGTGAGGAGAGGGGCGGGAAATGGGCCAGTTGCCTTTGCTCACAAAAGCAGAGGCCCTACTCAAAGGGGAAGTGAGTGTGCGAGGGGGAGGGGATCACATGGGCACAGCTTTTCTCGGTAAAACACGGCAATGCTGGGAAATGGTCTGGGCGGTTCAGCTATCAGGGCTGTTTGTTGCCTGAGTCTGTGCCTGTCCAGCTCGAGGAGGGACTCCCCAATCAAGACAGGACTCCAAGTAGATCAGTTTCCAGATGGGGCTAGCACAGAGGCCATGGGAACCCAGAAGTCTCTGGGTGGTTACATGACCTGCTAGGGCAGAGAACCTTTGGAGCTTTGCTATACAGGGCCAGGAAGAGCTAACTGGACCCAAGGacaaaaacagaagaggagtcaAGGCAGAGAGCTGGAGTGCATAAAGGCCCAGGGTGATGAGCAAGCCAGGCACTGGATGGCTGTGGGGGATGGGGCAGGGAGCCGCTGTTGTGGGAGCAGAATGCAGGGCCCTGGTTGCCAAGGCACTGAGACCATCTCCTGAGGGCTCTGGTGACCTGATTTGCTTGTGCACAATCTCACTGGCTTCTGGACGGAGGATGTATTAGAGGGTGAGGTGGAGAAATAAACCTTCATCTCTTCAGGCCTGGCCTTAAGCTGCCTTcccccttgatttctttcttcttagtcCCCCATTCTGCTCACCACCAAATCCTGTTGGCTCTAAAATCCCACTTGAAATACACCCCAACTTCCATTCCtcaccctcttcctctgtcttctcttggCTGGACCCTTCTTTCAGGCTTTATTCACTGAGCTTCCAGACCCAAGCCTCAGGGTTTGCACTCCACATGCAGCTACCAGGGGCATGTGAGGACCTAAGTCTGACCGTTTCCTTCGTGTGTACAGAACCTTCTGGCAGTTCTCCTTTTACTCAGGATAAAAGCGGGTGTCTTCCCTGCCATCACATGACCCTGTGTAATCTAGCTGTTACCTCTTCCATTCTTCCCACTACtccctaacccccccccccccgcccattcTAGCTATACTGGCCCCAGCAGGCTAGCTCCTACTTGAGGACTTTTGCATTGGCTGGGATCTCCCATCCCCTAGGTGCCTAGATGGCCTGCTCCCTTTAAGCATTTGTGTACATGTTGCCTCCTGGTTGATTTGTCTGTTTTTCAGATAGAGCCTCTGAACAGagtccaggcttgcctggaacctcagcatcccaagtgtgCTCAAAAAGGTCACCCTTCCAGTTAAGGTCTTCCttcctgtatagccctggttgtcctataACTCATTAtgcagatcaggctagccttgaacttttgggaatccttttgcctctacctcccaagtgcttcaTGACAGCCATACACCATGGTGCTCAGCCCCAAATGTCACCTTCGTAGCAAAGCTTCCTTTACTCTCCCCCCACTTCCACAAACTAcatctccacccctccctccctggcGTTATTTTCCTCCATAGCAGTTATCACAtctgacataccctgtaatttacttatttactatgtTGGTTGTCTAGAATGTCAGCTTCACGGGGCAGGAATTTTTGTCTGCTGTGTTCATCGCCATGTCCCCAGCTTCTAGAATAGGACCCAACAGGAGGGGCCCAGGGTAGAGGGGGAGATGGGCTGGCTCCAAGAGCTTTGACTAACTCAGCTGTGCTTCTAGGACACTAGAAACCTATTGAAGGGGAGAGGTGGATTGCTCTGGGGAAGAACAGTTAGGGGAGAACAAAGCACGGCCATGAGGAGAGAGGGGGCCTGAGAGAGAAGTGGGCTCTGtcacagggagacagaggagacCACAAAGCCAAGTCAGCAGAGGCTTTTCATGCTTAAGAGGTTGGACTTTGTACTGTGGCACAGGGGAGCTATGGAAGGGTTTGGAACAGGAGGGTAATGCGAATTTATATAGATCCCTATGGCTACTATGATGTATGGATGGGAGATGGGAACCCAGAGAGGAAATTTAGGCAATAATCAAAGGGACTGGGCCAAGGTCTCTAGTGGTTTCAAGGAGATGGGAACCCAGGAGCATGTGGTTGCCtcccttcatttctcctttatCTAAACACTCTTGTCCTGCAGGTTGGCCTCGACTCCATCTCCAGGTGTGGTCCCAGGACAGCTTTGGCCGCTGCCAGCTTGCTGGCTATGGCTTTTGCCACGTGCCTAGTAGCCCAGGCACCCACCAGCTGGATTGCCCCACATGGAGGCCCCTGGGCAGTTGGCGGGAACAGCTGGCACGGGCCTTCGTGGGTGGTGGGCCACAGCTGCTGCACGCAGACACCATCTACAGTGGGGCTGACCGCTATCGCCTGCACACAGCCGCAGGTGGCACGGTGCATCTTGGTATTGGCCTGCTGTTGCGCCATTTTGATCGCTATGGTGTGGAGTGTTGAGGGACTTCATCGCCACTATAGTCACCGTCATCTACACCCCTGGGAACTCTTGAGCACAAGATGGCACAGTCGTCAAGAACATGGACTCTGAAGACTGACAGTCTTGACCTCACCCAAGTCATGGCCCCTCTATCCTACCTAGGGCTACAAGGCCCTTTTCATCGAACTATCTGGTAGTAAGACTGTGGGTTACCGGGACCTGAGGAGAACTGGCTGTTGGGCTTGTGGGAGGCACTTAATAAAAGCTCGCGGTTTTCATGGGTATGGTGCCTCCTTGTACCCACTGCAACGTCTTCTTGCCTCATCCTCCTTTGTACCTTTCTCGGTAGACCCAAAGTAGTCCAGCCTTTCCGTCTCTACATCCTAGGTCCCCACCTCTAATATTTCCTCTGGGACCCTATTTTCTCACGAAGTCCCCATTTTCTCATTGACCCTTCATCAACCCCCAAAGCCACGGGGCGCTTTCGTAGAGCTCGGCCGCCAGGAGGCAGCACCCTGGAGGTAGGGCGGGGCCGGGGTGCCCGCCTCCTCCCGCAGGGCTGAAGGGACCCCCCTCGGAGCCCGCCCACGCTAGATGAAGACGGTGGGCCCCCCCATGCCCTCCTCCTGGGGCTGCCCCCGCCCCGCGCGCGCTTCCTGGGTGGGGCCGGGGCGGCTTCAAAACCCCCGCCGCCCCAGCCGGTCCCTGCCGCCGCCGCCCTTCGTGCCCCAGGCcgtccccctcctcctcccgccgCGAATCCTCCAGACAGCGAGGCCCCCGGCCGGGGCAGGGGGGACGCCCCTTCGGGGCACCCCCGGCTCTGAGCCGTCCGCGAAGCCACCTCCGCCCGAGCCGGCAAAAGAGCAGGCGAGAAGCCGTCCGAGGCCCCAGAATCTGAGTCTAGCCGCCGCCACCACggcggggaggagggggaggaggagtgggaggagggacgAGCTGGttgggagaagaggaaaaaagtttTGAGACTTTTCCGCTGCTACAGCGAGCCGGAGACGCGGGGACCGCTTGGCGCTGCGCTGTCCCACAGAGGCAGAACCTAGGAACTCCAGACCGCCCTGTTCACCGTCGTGGACGTTTGCTTGCTACACGGCGTTCCTCAGACGCCCCTATCCCAGACCAGCCCTCGAGAGCCGCAAGCCCCGCCTCCCGCGAAGACTTCACCCCAAAACCTGGGCGCACCCCTTGCACGCCGCCCTCCCCCCAGCCTGCTTCCTGAGTCCCCCGCATCCCAGGACCCTCTCTCCCCCAGGAGGCTGATCTCCCTCAGACCTGCTGGCAGTAGCTCCCCTATTTAAGAACACTCACTTTTGGTCCCAGAGAGAGGgttcatctttttttccccccccgGTGGCATACTGAGACACCCTGTGTCAGAGCCTCACCGTGACTCCTGCTGCTTTCTCCCTCAACCTCAAATTACTCAGGACTCTCTGCTACCTTTCCTTGGGAGACCCCCCCCCAAACCCTGCAGGGGCGGGGCCTCCGCATCCCACCTTTGCCCGGGGTTCGCGCTCTCCGCATTGCCGCGGGGCGCCGCCTCTCCCATGCCGCCCTCGGGGCTGCGGCTACTGCCGCTTCTGCTCCCGCTCCCGTGGCTTCTAGTGCTGACGCCCGGGAGGCCAGCCGCGGGACTCTCCACCTGCAAGACCATCGACATGGAGCTGGTGAAGCGGAAGCGCATCGAAGCCATCCGTGGTCAGATCCTGTCCAAACTACGGCTCGCCAGTCCCCCGAGCCAGGGGGAGGTGCCGCCCGGCCCGCTGCCCGAGGCCGTGCTTGCTTTGTACAACAGCACCCGCGACCGGGTAGCTGGCGAGAGCGCCGACCCGGAGCCCGAGCCCGAGGCGGACTACTACGCCAAAGAGGTCACCCGCGTGCTAATGGTGGATCGCGCCAACCGTGAGCTCGGAGGGGGGCCAGGGAGCCGGGAGGGAGCCCGCAGGGGGCGCCGGAGTGCAGGGGTCACTGGGAGGAAATTACCGGCAGAGGAAACTGGCTGGAGGAAGGGGACTCCTGGGGGCTCCGGGAACGAATGTATGGGTATCCCAAAGAGGATTGCGCTTAGTCTCTACCCCAGGTGTCTGGTCTCGGAGAGGAAGGGACAGTGAGCAAAAGTGGACCTCTTCTAGAGGGGAGCAAGATCGTGGGGACAATCTTTTTTAGACtttgttgttttaagtttctTCTTACAGTGCTTAAAAACGCAGGGCTCATTGGGTTCCCTTTTCAGAAAGGTAGAGCCCGGCTCAGGAGAATGGAAGGTGCCCAACATTTGGGAAAAGAGAGGCAGCGTGAAAAGCTGACGCTAGATCGGGTCATGAGATCGAGAGAAGAGATTCAAGGACAAAAACTAAGGGATGAGGACCCTAGAACTGCCAGATAAACTCTCTAGTAGTAGAGACTCATCTCCAGAAGGGGCCAGGCGCACGCTGGATAGGGGGAATTCGTGGAGTCATCGTGGGGTTCCAAGTGATAACTAAAAAAGGGAAGCGAAGTTGTTGAAAGGAGTCTAAAGTGAGAGGAGCGGAGAGGGTGCGGAAAATGAGCCCGGAGGTGTCACGGGTGTTTTGCTTAGGGACGTAAAAGAGCGCGCGAGCGGGCAGGCGGAGTCCAGTAGAGGAAGCGAGCGAGTCCCCAAGAAATCTAGAATACCGGGTCATTGGAAAAGTTATAAAAGAGGGGAGACTGGCGTGGGAAGATGGCCCCGCGAGGTGGGCGGGCGGGTGGAGTAGGGATACCATGCCATCCAGGCGTGAGTGGTGAGCGCCCCTCGCCTGGGCGTGGAAGGGAGTGGCTGAGCCCCAGGAGTCGAGCCCTAGGGGAGCGGCTAAAAGTTGGGGGAGAGCCTGTCTGCAAAACCCAAAAGAGAAAACCGAGTCAGTAAGGGTGAGAAAGCTCCACGTGGGTGCCACGCGCGTGGGGAGGAGCCTGCCCTTCCTGAGAGGGTAAGAGGACCCCATAGAGCTGAATCCTGGCCGGCTGTACCCCTAGAGTCCCAGTTCCTCCTGGGGAGGCTGGGGAAAACCCAGCGTCCGGCCGCCTagccctcctcccttccctttccttcccgtGCCCGGGAGGGGGaggcgcgcggggggggggggggatcgcGCGCGGAGCCTGGGGCGAGATGAGGCAGGTCCGGATCCCGCCCTCAGCCCTTCGTAGGCTGTTCTTCTCCCGCCCTCCTCACCCCAGCAGTGGGCGGGGACACTCACGGCCCCGCCCTGTCGGCACCCACGCCCGGGACCCAGGCACCTTGCATGACCCTGCAGCTTTAGGGGATAGTAGTCCCTCCGGGTTGCACATTGCTGTACCCAGTTGTGGCTCCAGCCTAATGACACCCCTCCCTGACCACTACTTAAAGTAACCGTTTCTGTGGAGAAGTCCTTCACTCTCCCCTGAGACTGTCCGTATTTCCTCACATACGCATATAGCTCTTCGGGAGTTTGCCTCCCCATTTCCGTGTCTTCTCTCCCACGTACCTACTCATCTCTATGTCACTCCACCTCCCTCTGTGACACCCATAGtccttcctgccccccccccacctctcccctATCTGTTACCCCCAGCTAAGATGCTACCCTTCCTTTGAGGTTTGCTGAGTAACAGCTGAACCAAGAATAGGGCCACAAGGAAGAGGTGTCTTCTGCCCTTAATAGCTGTCTGGGACATCATCCCGTCCTCGCAGCAGGAAGCCAAATGCAGTTGTCCTAGCTGATGCAGGAATTCAGGATCTTACCCCCTCGTGTCCCCAACCCAAACATCCTCTAGCCTAGGAAGCCCTCTGGTGAATGGGGCTCCCATCATTCGGTCATTCTTACCTAGAAACGCCCTTCACTGTGAACTGTGCCAGAACTGGGCTAAAGGAGGAAGCAACTTTTGACACAGATGATACATGGATAATAGTAACATCACACTGGCCAGAAAGTAACAGGAGTTTAGGGATTCAGATCACGGTCTGCCAGGCATAGTGGtccatgactgtaatcccagcacaagggaggtagATTACTTCAAGACTATCCTtggagcctggcggtggtggcgctcgcttTTAAtcgagagtcagaggcaggcagatttatgtgagtttgtggccagcctggtctacaagagttccaggataggcaccaaagctacagagaaaccctgtcttggaaaaaagaaaaagaaaaaagtccttggatacataatgagtttgaggatagcctaagctatgagatcctgtctccagaaacaaacaaaaaatcagtcCCTGGAGCCCGGTGGCTTGCGTCTTGCCTTGTTGTAAAGTATCAGTGTTGCCTTGTTGTAAAGTATCAATGTCTTTTTCTCGTTAAAGTGCTTTAAGTGATATCCTTGCCATTTGCTGTATTTCCCTCACCcctttagaaaaaaacaacaacaaaacaaaaacagaaaatatggtcTCAGTACATACTTCCTCAAAAtactcctgcctcggcttcctccGTGCTGGTTGCAGACTTGCACAGGCTAACATACATGTTATTGATGTGTGTGTCATATCTTTAGCTTTTGTCTCCCGTCTCATCTGCTCCTGTAATCCTGGAACTGGATGGTGTTTTAGTTAAAGAGGAATTTGATCACCACAGGTTACACAGTGCTTCAGTTAGGACAGTCTGGGTTTGGGCGTCAGGACTTCATGGTACCACTGTTTCTCCAAAGACTAACGGGAGACTGGCCCAGCCCTAAGGCACGTCCCTAGGGCCCACCACAAAGGGGCTGGTCCTGTGGTTCAGCGGTGTGGTTCAGCGGCTGAGCTGCTAGCCTAGAACCTGCCTGGGGAGGAgctgtgggtgtggctcagtgcaTGAGCACCTGAGGCCAGCAGCTGAGAAGTGGCCGGGAGACTCTCTGATCCCCCAAACTGTACCTGTGTCCTTTACACCACAACTTGGTTTTGTTGGGTTTGAGACATTAGGTCTCCTGTAGCCTGGGTGGGCCAACCTTGGCAGCTATATGCTTGAAGGGAGCTTGACAGGTGATGCTTCATGGAATGGGCAGGACTTAGTAGAGAGGAAGCAAACCCAGACAaggagaacccccccccccagtcagcCAGCTAAAATGAtcagtgggggctggagggatggctcagcggagaagagcattggttgctcttccagagggttgCCAGagcccgcatggcagctcacagtcagtGAGCTTCAGTTCTGGGGGATTTTAcatcctcttccggcctccacaggcaccaagcatgcacattgtacacagacagacacacacacagccaaaacaCCCAGGTACAAAGCATACAATGAAAAGTTGAAAACTAAAGTTATCAGGTGGACCTGGGGCTCTCAGGGTCAGGGTTCATGGCTCAGAAGCCCTGTTCCTCCCATCCTTGTCATACACCTGatgtcttctccttcttctcatcTAGCAATCTATGAAAAAACCAAAGACATCCCACACAGTGTATATATGTTCTTCAATACGTCAGACATTCGTGAAGCAGTGCCTGAACCCCCACTGCTCTCCCGGGCAGAGCTGCGTCTGCAGAGATTAAAGTCAAAAGTGGAACAACACGTGGAACTCTACCAGGTGAGGGTTCGAGCCTGAGAGGTGGGGCACAGGCCATCAGTACCGAGGAGTGGCCAGGTGGCCCAGTTTGAAGGCTACAGAATCTACATAGCCATTCATAGAGGACAAGGATAGAATGTTGAGTCCtagggtgttttttttaaaaactcttagaCTGCATGCTATTAGCTGAATTTTGGGGACTGAACTCCAAAAATGCAGAAAGAGCCAGGAGATTGATATCTGTGCTTGTATGTCTAGGATTCATCAGTGAGGGatttggggtgtggctcagtggtagagcccctgcctagaatcccccagtgaggggctgagagtgtagctcagtggtagagcccctgcctagagtcccccagtgaagagctgggggtgtggctcagtggtagagcccctgcctagaatcctctagtgaggggctgggaacgtgactcagtggtagactgATTGCTTAGCATGACTAAAGAAAGCATTAGGTTCTACCctcagcacaggaaaaaaaaaatgaagagtgaggaagggaaggaaaggaagttgGAGTCTTTAGGAGCACACATTTGGAATCCCAGCTCTtgaaagatggaggcaggagatcagGAGTCCGAGGCTggtctggactacatgagaccttgtctcaagggaaaAGTGGTATTTCACTTAACTAAacttgaagctggagagatggctcagtggccggGAGCacctgttgcttttgcagaggacccgggctcAGTTCGCAGCACCCATGCGGTGACTCAAAAgcattaactccagttctaggagtcACACACAaggtatgcatacacacaaggaGACAAAACTCttataacacataaaattaaaaaaaaattgaaaactttaaactgaggggctggggtgtaagttggatggtagagtgtttgcacagcaagcaagAAGCccgggctcaatccccagcactatgtAAATCAAGTGAGATGctgcacacctgcagtcccagcacaggggaggtggAAATGGGATCAAAAATTCAGGTCTAGGGactagatagatggctcagcagttaggagcactggctgctctcccaggaaacctgggttcaattcccagcacctacatgaccaccctcagccatctgtaactctaagatctgacaccctcacacaaacatgcatgcaggcgaaacaccaatGCATCTAATGAGCTGTGTGTAGTCGTACCTGGTGTCCCAGCTTCTTGGgacacaaaggcaggaggatgtcttGAACCCAAGCATCCAAGTTCAGACCAAGAAATTAAGTGTTTCAAATGCTCTTCTGGTTTCTTAGGAGTCGCTAGGAGTCGCTATtccggagacagggtttctctgggtagccctggctgt is part of the Arvicola amphibius chromosome 8, mArvAmp1.2, whole genome shotgun sequence genome and encodes:
- the B9d2 gene encoding B9 domain-containing protein 2 — its product is MAEVHVIGQIIGATGFSENSLFCKWGIHTGAAWKLLSGVREGQTQVDTPQIGDMAYWSHPIDLHFATKGLQGWPRLHLQVWSQDSFGRCQLAGYGFCHVPSSPGTHQLDCPTWRPLGSWREQLARAFVGGGPQLLHADTIYSGADRYRLHTAAGGTVHLGIGLLLRHFDRYGVEC